One Burkholderia thailandensis E264 genomic window carries:
- a CDS encoding putative bifunctional diguanylate cyclase/phosphodiesterase, translated as MASLRTLYTRDSATGHASSIWRRTGNGPPPVRFRRLRAPGKYETAATKRRGGGAQARWTMNGTSSMREQALGLNDRGGKAAELRPALDVWPILLMVSVLVCVVIVSLAVVSFLRVYIGGESTWSKSQKDAVIYLIRYAETGDERAYKLYEAAIDKPYRLSLARTALQRQPPDRATAREAIIASGIDPTDATAAALLLPALSWVAKINYALRCWMQADVELAEFRNVASQLHALVSSGRRDDPRVTALENRAWEINERVSGLPDRFSKAFSDEFRSSVALLLVCYFVASMFLMYLALVWARRAALQRLSIQYALDRSEAFAEAALSSVAEAVITVGLAKNVDFINNAAEQLLGYSAAACVGAPVSSVLMLLDKETGHAVDIVDEFWARDERTPIKREVHLLRRDHSKIVVQTTISEMGDRVHGHIGYVLILRNMTREQQFLESLAWQATHDVLTGLVNRVEFERRLEIALADTTSSKDRADSMLLMLDLDRFKEINDTCGHAAGDAMLREVTQRFQSCLDDDDVLARLGGDEFGVLLPHGAGSWPSKNKAERLRRSLEDFVFLWEGERFTVSVSIGVLELCKAPRNLEMAVKLADIACYIAKERGRNRIQLADPSDLQQARHVGDVQWSRRIKTALETDGFRLYVQPIVHTRPDSRTPERAEVLLRMTDSAGRDISPAAFLPAAERYGLMGLIDRWVIRTVFRKLSALPAREYHEYNVNLSGASISDERFLEFVIAELLSSGLEPSVICFEITETIAVKNLELASRFMGELRAIGCRFALDDFGAGMSSFRYLRSLPIDYLKIDGEFVSNMMSDRVSYGVVSAINEVAHSMRCSTVAEHVESEVELGMLRELGIDFCQGYFFAQPSPWREGGY; from the coding sequence ATGGCCAGTCTACGCACGCTCTATACGAGAGACAGCGCGACAGGCCACGCTTCGAGCATCTGGCGGCGGACCGGCAACGGGCCGCCGCCGGTTCGTTTCCGGCGTTTGCGCGCGCCGGGAAAATACGAGACCGCCGCGACGAAGCGGCGCGGCGGCGGGGCTCAGGCAAGGTGGACGATGAACGGGACTTCCAGCATGCGCGAACAGGCGCTCGGCTTGAACGACAGGGGCGGCAAGGCGGCCGAACTGAGGCCGGCGCTCGACGTCTGGCCGATCCTGCTGATGGTGTCGGTGCTCGTGTGCGTCGTGATCGTGAGTCTTGCCGTGGTGTCGTTCCTCAGGGTCTACATCGGCGGCGAGAGCACGTGGTCGAAATCGCAGAAGGATGCGGTCATCTACCTGATCCGCTACGCGGAGACGGGCGACGAGCGCGCGTACAAGCTCTATGAGGCCGCGATCGACAAGCCGTATCGCCTGAGCCTCGCGCGCACCGCGTTGCAGCGCCAGCCACCCGATCGCGCGACCGCGCGCGAGGCGATCATCGCGAGCGGCATCGATCCGACCGACGCGACGGCGGCCGCGCTGCTGCTGCCCGCCCTCAGCTGGGTCGCGAAGATCAACTATGCGCTGCGGTGCTGGATGCAGGCGGATGTCGAGCTCGCCGAGTTCCGCAACGTCGCGAGCCAGCTGCACGCGCTCGTCAGCAGCGGCCGGCGCGACGATCCGCGCGTGACGGCGCTTGAAAACCGCGCGTGGGAAATCAACGAGCGCGTGTCCGGCCTGCCCGATCGCTTCTCGAAGGCGTTCAGCGACGAATTCCGCTCGAGCGTCGCGCTGCTGCTCGTCTGCTACTTCGTCGCGTCGATGTTCCTGATGTACCTCGCGCTCGTCTGGGCGCGCAGGGCCGCGCTGCAACGGCTGTCGATCCAGTACGCGCTCGATCGCAGCGAGGCGTTCGCCGAGGCGGCGCTGAGCTCGGTCGCGGAGGCGGTGATCACGGTCGGGCTCGCGAAGAACGTCGACTTCATCAATAACGCGGCCGAGCAGCTGCTCGGCTATTCGGCCGCCGCGTGCGTCGGCGCGCCGGTGTCGAGCGTGCTGATGCTGCTCGACAAGGAGACCGGGCACGCGGTCGACATCGTCGACGAATTCTGGGCGCGCGACGAGCGCACGCCGATCAAGCGCGAAGTGCATTTGCTGCGCCGCGATCATTCGAAGATCGTTGTGCAGACAACGATTTCGGAGATGGGCGACCGCGTGCACGGCCACATCGGCTACGTGCTGATCCTGCGCAACATGACGCGCGAGCAGCAATTTCTCGAAAGCCTCGCGTGGCAGGCGACGCACGACGTGCTGACGGGGCTCGTGAATCGCGTCGAGTTCGAGCGCCGCCTCGAGATCGCGCTCGCCGATACGACCTCCAGCAAGGATCGCGCGGATTCGATGCTGCTGATGCTCGATCTCGACCGCTTCAAGGAGATCAACGACACCTGCGGCCACGCGGCGGGCGACGCGATGCTGCGCGAAGTCACGCAGCGCTTTCAGAGCTGCCTCGACGACGACGACGTGCTCGCGCGGCTTGGCGGCGACGAGTTCGGCGTGCTGCTGCCGCACGGCGCGGGCTCGTGGCCTTCGAAGAACAAGGCGGAACGGCTGCGCCGCAGCCTCGAGGATTTCGTGTTCCTGTGGGAAGGCGAGCGCTTCACGGTCAGCGTCAGTATTGGCGTGCTCGAGCTTTGCAAGGCGCCGCGCAATCTCGAGATGGCCGTCAAGCTCGCCGACATCGCGTGCTACATCGCGAAGGAGCGCGGGCGCAACCGCATCCAGCTCGCGGACCCGAGCGACCTGCAGCAGGCGCGCCACGTCGGCGACGTGCAGTGGAGCCGCCGGATCAAGACCGCGCTCGAAACAGACGGCTTTCGCCTGTACGTGCAGCCGATCGTCCACACGCGCCCGGATTCGCGCACGCCCGAGCGCGCGGAGGTGCTGCTGCGGATGACGGACAGCGCGGGCCGCGACATCTCGCCCGCCGCGTTCCTGCCGGCCGCCGAGCGCTACGGGCTGATGGGGCTCATCGACCGCTGGGTGATCCGCACGGTGTTCCGCAAGCTGAGCGCGCTGCCCGCGCGCGAGTACCACGAGTACAACGTGAACCTGTCGGGCGCGTCGATCTCCGACGAACGCTTTCTCGAATTCGTGATCGCCGAGCTGCTGAGCTCCGGTCTCGAACCTTCGGTGATCTGTTTCGAGATCACCGAAACGATCGCCGTGAAGAATCTCGAGCTCGCATCGCGCTTCATGGGCGAGTTGCGCGCGATCGGTTGCCGCTTCGCGCTCGACGATTTCGGCGCGGGCATGTCGTCGTTTCGCTATCTGCGCAGCTTGCCGATCGATTATCTGAAGATCGACGGCGAGTTCGTGTCGAACATGATGTCGGACCGGGTGAGCTATGGCGTCGTCAGCGCGATCAACGAAGTCGCGCATTCGATGCGTTGCAGCACCGTCGCCGAGCATGTCGAGTCCGAGGTCGAGCTCGGGATGTTGCGCGAGCTCGGCATCGATTTCTGCCAGGGATATTTCTTTGCTCAGCCTTCGCCGTGGCGCGAGGGCGGCTATTGA
- a CDS encoding DUF4345 domain-containing protein has protein sequence MSKRILQIATAILAAVPVATGALGMMGIHDPLYASLGVALPADATLDGNLRFYAGVWFGLGLGAFWTIPNIERNGVPFRALWTMIFVGGIGRLISLVSLGAPFAPFIGFTVLEIVGAPLFVWWQSRVAATAG, from the coding sequence ATGAGCAAACGCATCCTGCAAATCGCCACCGCGATTCTCGCGGCTGTGCCGGTCGCAACCGGCGCGCTCGGCATGATGGGCATCCACGATCCGCTGTACGCCTCGCTCGGCGTCGCGCTGCCCGCCGACGCGACGCTCGACGGCAACCTGCGCTTCTACGCAGGCGTCTGGTTCGGCCTCGGCCTCGGCGCGTTCTGGACGATTCCGAACATCGAGCGCAACGGCGTGCCGTTCCGCGCGCTGTGGACGATGATCTTCGTCGGCGGAATCGGGCGTCTGATCTCACTCGTGTCGCTCGGCGCACCGTTTGCTCCGTTCATCGGCTTTACCGTACTCGAGATCGTCGGCGCGCCGCTGTTCGTCTGGTGGCAAAGCCGCGTCGCGGCAACGGCGGGCTGA
- a CDS encoding outer membrane lipoprotein-sorting protein, whose translation MRRLFRQCWVGLSLCAAALAHAQAAPDPQQLLAQSDAIRTPTKSFVLTATLTEYRSGKQVDGNTLSIYSKPDAPGGAFRTLVRFVAPARDTGKLMLKNGNDLWFYDPANQASIRISPDQRLLGQAANGDVVTVNLAHDYRAELKGAEDVMDGDRQTRHCYKLSLTGNAQGLTYHRIEMWLEASNSRPVKAKFYSESDRLLKSAFYRRYTAELGVERPTETVIIDGLDPNWVTVMRFSGYVWRDIPDAWLQRDYLPRFQAQ comes from the coding sequence GTGCGTCGCTTGTTTCGTCAATGTTGGGTCGGCCTGAGTCTTTGCGCGGCGGCGCTCGCGCACGCGCAGGCCGCGCCCGATCCGCAGCAGCTGCTCGCGCAAAGCGACGCGATCCGCACGCCGACGAAGTCGTTCGTGCTGACCGCGACGCTGACCGAATACCGGTCCGGCAAGCAGGTCGACGGCAACACGCTGTCGATCTATTCGAAACCCGATGCGCCGGGCGGCGCGTTCCGCACGCTGGTGCGCTTCGTCGCGCCCGCGCGCGACACGGGCAAGCTGATGCTGAAGAACGGCAACGACCTGTGGTTCTACGATCCGGCGAACCAGGCGAGCATCCGCATCTCGCCGGACCAGCGCCTGCTCGGGCAGGCCGCGAACGGCGACGTCGTGACCGTGAACCTCGCGCACGACTATCGGGCGGAGCTCAAGGGCGCCGAGGACGTGATGGACGGCGATCGCCAGACGCGGCATTGCTACAAGCTTTCGCTGACCGGCAATGCGCAGGGCCTCACGTACCATCGGATCGAGATGTGGCTCGAGGCATCGAACAGCCGGCCGGTGAAGGCGAAGTTCTATTCGGAAAGCGATCGGCTGCTCAAGAGCGCGTTCTATCGGCGCTATACGGCGGAGCTCGGCGTCGAGCGGCCGACCGAGACCGTGATCATCGACGGCCTCGATCCGAACTGGGTCACGGTGATGCGCTTTTCCGGCTACGTGTGGCGCGACATTCCGGACGCATGGTTGCAGCGCGACTACCTGCCCCGCTTCCAGGCGCAATGA
- a CDS encoding response regulator has protein sequence MTTVSSTPRAARLLLVDDHPLVRDGLKMRLEAAPGLAVVGEAGNADEALALAGSLAPDLALMDIGMQGMNGIALAGVFHERFPAIRVLMLSMHDNVEYVTQAVRAGASGYLLKDSPATEIVRAIGAVLGGQTFFSEGIAARMIQASAEASPLDRLTPRERDILDALAQGLSSKQIAQRNGLSVRTVETHRLNLKRKLDIDGQAELIKFAVEHRRR, from the coding sequence ATGACCACCGTTTCTTCCACGCCCCGCGCCGCGCGCCTCCTGCTCGTCGACGATCATCCGCTCGTGCGCGATGGCCTGAAGATGCGCCTCGAAGCGGCGCCCGGCCTCGCCGTCGTCGGCGAGGCCGGCAATGCGGACGAAGCGCTCGCGCTCGCCGGATCGCTCGCGCCCGATCTCGCGCTGATGGATATCGGCATGCAGGGCATGAACGGAATCGCGCTCGCGGGCGTCTTTCACGAGCGCTTTCCGGCGATCCGCGTGCTGATGCTGTCGATGCACGACAATGTCGAATATGTGACGCAGGCGGTGCGCGCGGGCGCGAGCGGCTATCTGCTGAAGGATTCGCCCGCCACCGAGATCGTGCGCGCGATCGGCGCGGTGCTCGGCGGGCAGACGTTCTTCAGCGAGGGAATCGCCGCCCGGATGATTCAAGCGAGCGCGGAAGCGTCGCCGCTCGATCGGCTCACGCCGCGCGAGCGCGACATCCTCGATGCGCTCGCGCAAGGGCTGTCGAGCAAGCAGATCGCGCAGCGCAACGGCCTGTCGGTGCGCACGGTCGAGACGCATCGGCTGAACCTGAAGCGCAAGCTCGACATCGACGGGCAGGCGGAACTGATCAAGTTCGCGGTGGAGCATCGCAGGCGGTAG
- a CDS encoding TenA family transcriptional regulator, with protein sequence MHIPFERDGDLMDIGSYPHWLQDVVGAVRAARDRVRFHEVFSLMRDGRLAPRQLAAFFVNGWPVVEQFPKYMSMNLLKADGTNSSGEEKARRYLIRNIRVELNHVEHWVNWAEASGVPRRQLIDGDSPPAALALSHWCWKSSSADSLAASIAATNYAIEGVTGEWSADLCRSDVYEMGFPEAVRGRAMRWLKLHSSYDDKHPWEALDIVATILGQSPSTEQVRDIAAGIERSFRYFEMSLSCCLDA encoded by the coding sequence TTGCATATCCCTTTTGAACGCGACGGCGACTTGATGGATATCGGGAGCTATCCACACTGGCTGCAGGACGTGGTCGGCGCGGTGCGCGCGGCGCGCGACCGCGTGCGTTTCCACGAAGTGTTCTCGCTGATGCGCGACGGCCGCCTCGCGCCGCGGCAGCTCGCCGCGTTCTTCGTGAACGGCTGGCCCGTCGTCGAGCAGTTTCCGAAGTACATGTCGATGAACCTGCTGAAGGCGGACGGCACGAATTCGTCCGGCGAAGAGAAGGCGCGCCGCTATCTGATCCGCAACATCCGCGTCGAGCTGAACCATGTCGAGCACTGGGTGAACTGGGCGGAAGCGAGCGGCGTGCCGCGCCGGCAGTTGATCGACGGCGACAGCCCGCCCGCCGCGCTCGCGCTCAGCCACTGGTGCTGGAAGAGCAGCAGCGCGGATTCGCTCGCGGCGAGCATCGCGGCGACCAACTATGCGATCGAAGGCGTGACGGGCGAATGGAGCGCCGACCTGTGCCGCTCCGACGTCTACGAGATGGGCTTTCCCGAGGCGGTGCGCGGCCGCGCGATGCGCTGGCTGAAACTGCATTCGAGCTACGACGACAAGCATCCGTGGGAAGCGCTCGACATCGTCGCGACGATTCTCGGCCAATCGCCGAGCACCGAACAGGTGCGCGACATCGCGGCCGGCATCGAGCGCAGCTTCCGCTACTTCGAGATGAGCCTGTCCTGCTGCCTCGACGCGTGA
- a CDS encoding 4'-phosphopantetheinyl transferase family protein, producing the protein MMVEGLPHAMPRDDTAALRFSVARPSAALTERLMRGEVHVWRARSDEAGSYLKRDCLSLSERERAARLKYGAHRELFVFARAMLRVVLGEYLNADPARLVFDVEPGGKPVLFGRDLEFSVSHASGAVLMAVARKRVGCDLESLGRKLDIDALAAASLGERERDVFVQTPKRAQARLLLQLWTRKEALLKAHGAGLRRDPRELEMPWPARLAARDECMSDGVRWAVEDIALGAGWRAAVAMEDRCAKVHGFCLGW; encoded by the coding sequence ATGATGGTGGAAGGATTGCCGCATGCGATGCCGCGTGACGATACGGCGGCGCTGCGGTTCAGCGTCGCGCGCCCGTCGGCGGCGCTCACGGAGCGGCTGATGCGCGGCGAGGTGCACGTGTGGCGCGCCCGCTCGGACGAAGCGGGGTCGTACCTGAAGCGCGATTGCCTGTCGCTCAGCGAACGCGAGCGTGCGGCGAGGCTCAAGTACGGCGCGCACCGCGAGCTGTTCGTGTTCGCGCGCGCGATGCTGCGGGTCGTGCTCGGCGAATACCTGAACGCCGATCCGGCGCGGCTCGTGTTCGACGTCGAGCCGGGCGGCAAGCCGGTGCTGTTCGGCCGCGATCTCGAATTCAGCGTGAGCCACGCGAGCGGCGCGGTGCTGATGGCGGTCGCGAGGAAGCGGGTCGGCTGCGATCTCGAATCGCTCGGCCGGAAGCTCGATATCGACGCGCTCGCGGCGGCCAGCCTCGGCGAGCGCGAGCGCGACGTGTTCGTGCAAACGCCGAAGCGCGCGCAAGCGCGTTTGCTGCTGCAGCTCTGGACGCGCAAGGAGGCGCTGCTCAAAGCGCACGGCGCGGGCCTGCGGCGCGATCCGCGGGAACTGGAGATGCCTTGGCCCGCACGGCTCGCCGCGCGCGACGAATGCATGAGCGACGGCGTGCGCTGGGCGGTCGAGGACATCGCGCTCGGCGCGGGATGGCGCGCGGCGGTCGCGATGGAGGATCGGTGCGCGAAAGTGCACGGATTCTGTCTGGGGTGGTGA
- a CDS encoding triacylglycerol lipase has protein sequence MQSMLRCAAATARVARRTLANAWAAAIVAAMCAFAAPAARADAATGAVDDYAATRYPIILVHGLTGTDDYFGVIPYWYGMQSDLQQHGATVFVADLSGFQSDLGPNGRGEQLLAYVKQVLAVTGAQKVNLIGHSQGGLTSRYVAAVAPDLVASVTSIATPHRGSPFADFVLGALSLDPTGLSTPIFGSLLNLFGVLTSHTHNTNQDAIAALNALSTQYATQFNAQFPSAGLGAPGKCATGAPSETVGGNVHLLYSWSGSAYQPITVLGLTTGAVDKSTIPLIDPANVIDPSTLVFLTAGNIMALKQAGLNDGFTSTCSSMYGAVISTGYKWNHFDEINQLLGVRGAYAADPVAVLRTHANRLKLQGV, from the coding sequence ATGCAGTCGATGTTGAGATGCGCCGCCGCAACGGCGCGGGTCGCGAGAAGAACACTGGCAAATGCATGGGCGGCCGCGATCGTCGCCGCGATGTGCGCATTCGCCGCGCCCGCGGCGCGCGCGGATGCCGCGACGGGTGCGGTCGACGACTACGCGGCGACGCGCTACCCGATCATCCTCGTCCACGGGCTGACGGGCACCGACGACTACTTCGGCGTCATCCCGTACTGGTACGGAATGCAGTCCGATTTGCAGCAGCACGGCGCGACCGTGTTCGTCGCCGATCTGTCGGGGTTCCAGAGCGACCTCGGCCCGAACGGGCGCGGCGAGCAGCTGCTTGCATACGTGAAGCAGGTGCTCGCCGTCACCGGCGCGCAGAAGGTGAACCTGATCGGCCACAGCCAGGGCGGACTGACGTCGCGCTACGTCGCGGCGGTCGCGCCGGATCTCGTCGCCTCGGTGACGTCGATCGCCACGCCGCATCGCGGCTCGCCGTTCGCCGATTTCGTGCTCGGCGCGCTGAGTCTCGACCCGACCGGCCTGTCGACGCCGATCTTCGGCTCGCTGCTGAATCTATTCGGGGTCCTGACGAGCCACACGCACAACACGAATCAGGACGCGATCGCCGCGCTGAACGCGCTCAGCACGCAATACGCGACGCAGTTCAACGCGCAGTTCCCGAGCGCGGGCCTCGGCGCGCCGGGCAAGTGCGCGACGGGCGCGCCGAGCGAGACGGTCGGCGGCAACGTGCATCTGCTGTATTCGTGGAGCGGCAGCGCGTACCAGCCGATCACGGTGCTCGGCCTGACGACGGGCGCGGTCGACAAGAGCACGATCCCGCTCATCGATCCGGCGAACGTGATCGACCCGTCGACGCTCGTGTTCCTGACGGCCGGCAACATCATGGCGCTCAAGCAGGCGGGGCTGAACGACGGCTTCACTTCGACCTGCAGTTCGATGTACGGCGCGGTGATCTCGACCGGCTACAAATGGAACCACTTCGACGAGATCAATCAGCTGCTCGGCGTGCGGGGCGCATATGCGGCCGATCCGGTCGCGGTGCTGCGCACGCACGCGAACCGGCTGAAATTGCAGGGTGTTTGA
- a CDS encoding ABC transporter permease: MHTFMLALRNLQRNRRRSITTLLAMIVGVCAVLLFGGFSKDITFGLQTDFVRRSGHLQIQRHGYYQYGSGNPVAYGIGGYERLIARLRDDPVLAPMIAVITPTLQFGGIAGNFEAGVSRTVLAQGAVADEQDRMQQWNDYGFPLTPKPYPLVGTAPDAAIVGNGVARVLHLCGPLHVPDCADGDIAKDAVASAASAADAPADVLALAAAEADARKGERGDEHGGERAGATHIEVLAANAYGAPNVGGFTVAKAEQQGVKEFDDVYLAMHLSRAQRLVYGGDAPRVTAIEIQLKHTAQLPAARARIGELFGGSFEGQPLDVLDFAALNPFYDQTNRMFSMIFGFVFVLIGAIVLFVVSNTMSAAILERTVEIGTLRSMGVRRGGIQALFVCEGALLGVVGASIGVLVALALAFAVNHSGLAWTPPARIDSVALTVRVWGEWRLIALTFAGLAFVAGLSAWLPARHAARLSIVDALRYA; this comes from the coding sequence ATGCATACGTTCATGTTGGCGCTGCGCAACCTGCAGCGAAACCGGCGGCGCTCGATCACGACGCTGCTCGCGATGATCGTCGGCGTCTGCGCGGTGTTGCTGTTCGGCGGCTTCAGCAAGGACATCACGTTCGGATTGCAGACCGATTTCGTGCGGCGCAGCGGCCATTTGCAGATCCAGCGTCACGGCTACTACCAGTACGGCAGCGGCAATCCGGTCGCATACGGGATCGGCGGCTACGAGCGGCTGATCGCGCGGCTGCGCGACGATCCGGTGCTCGCGCCGATGATCGCGGTGATCACGCCGACGCTGCAGTTCGGCGGGATCGCGGGCAATTTCGAAGCGGGCGTGTCGCGCACGGTGCTCGCTCAAGGCGCGGTCGCCGACGAGCAGGACCGGATGCAGCAATGGAACGACTACGGCTTTCCGCTGACGCCGAAGCCGTATCCGCTCGTCGGCACCGCGCCGGATGCGGCGATCGTGGGCAACGGCGTCGCGCGCGTGTTGCATCTGTGCGGGCCGCTGCACGTGCCCGATTGTGCCGACGGCGACATCGCGAAGGACGCCGTGGCGTCGGCCGCGTCGGCCGCGGACGCGCCGGCCGACGTGCTTGCGCTTGCCGCCGCCGAAGCGGACGCGCGAAAGGGCGAGCGCGGCGATGAGCATGGCGGCGAGCGCGCGGGCGCGACGCACATCGAGGTGCTCGCGGCGAACGCGTACGGCGCGCCGAACGTGGGCGGCTTCACGGTCGCGAAGGCCGAGCAGCAGGGCGTGAAGGAGTTCGACGACGTCTACCTTGCGATGCATCTGTCGCGCGCGCAGCGGCTCGTGTACGGCGGCGATGCGCCGCGCGTGACGGCGATCGAGATCCAGCTCAAGCACACCGCGCAGTTGCCCGCCGCGCGCGCGCGAATCGGCGAGCTGTTCGGCGGCAGCTTCGAAGGCCAGCCGCTCGACGTGCTCGACTTCGCCGCGCTGAATCCGTTCTACGACCAGACGAACCGCATGTTCTCGATGATCTTCGGCTTCGTGTTCGTGCTGATCGGCGCGATCGTGCTGTTCGTCGTCAGCAACACGATGAGCGCGGCGATTCTCGAGCGGACCGTCGAGATCGGCACGCTGCGCTCGATGGGCGTGCGTCGCGGCGGCATCCAGGCGCTGTTCGTCTGCGAAGGCGCGCTGCTCGGCGTCGTCGGCGCGTCGATCGGCGTGCTCGTCGCGCTCGCGCTCGCATTCGCGGTCAATCACAGCGGCCTCGCATGGACGCCGCCCGCGCGGATCGATTCGGTCGCGCTGACGGTGCGCGTGTGGGGCGAATGGCGCCTTATCGCGCTGACGTTCGCCGGGCTCGCATTCGTCGCCGGATTGTCCGCGTGGTTGCCCGCGCGCCACGCGGCGCGGCTGTCGATCGTCGACGCGCTGCGTTACGCATGA
- a CDS encoding ABC transporter ATP-binding protein, producing the protein MAIVSVESVSKTYLLDSVKVTGLAGVSVDIDANRFTVLSGPSGSGKTTLLNMIGCIDRPDAGRVVVAGQDTATLSDDALSDFRAREVGHVFQSFNLLPVLSAYENVEYPLLMARKPARERARRVAYLLDAVGLAGKGAHRPSQLSGGQRQRVAIARALAAGPSLVLADEPTANLDSVTGRAIIALMREMQRESGVSFIVSSHDPQVLEAADDVVQIRDGRIVERRRIAQEAQS; encoded by the coding sequence ATGGCGATCGTCTCCGTGGAGAGCGTGAGCAAGACCTATCTGCTCGACAGCGTGAAAGTGACCGGCCTTGCCGGCGTGTCGGTCGACATCGACGCGAACCGTTTCACCGTGCTGAGCGGCCCGTCCGGCAGCGGCAAGACGACGCTGCTCAACATGATCGGCTGCATCGATCGGCCGGACGCCGGGCGCGTCGTCGTCGCCGGCCAGGATACCGCGACGCTGTCCGACGATGCGCTATCCGACTTTCGCGCGCGCGAGGTCGGACATGTGTTCCAGTCGTTCAACCTGCTGCCCGTGCTGTCCGCTTACGAGAACGTCGAATATCCGCTGCTGATGGCGCGCAAGCCGGCGCGCGAGCGCGCGCGGCGCGTCGCGTATCTGCTCGATGCGGTGGGCCTTGCCGGCAAGGGCGCGCACCGGCCGAGCCAGCTGTCGGGCGGCCAGCGCCAGCGCGTCGCGATCGCGCGCGCGCTCGCGGCGGGGCCGTCGCTCGTGCTTGCCGACGAGCCGACCGCGAACCTCGACAGCGTCACCGGCCGCGCGATCATCGCGCTGATGCGCGAGATGCAGCGTGAGAGCGGCGTGTCGTTCATCGTGTCGTCGCACGACCCGCAAGTGTTGGAAGCGGCCGACGACGTCGTGCAGATCCGCGACGGGCGCATCGTCGAGCGCCGCCGCATCGCGCAGGAGGCGCAAAGCTGA
- a CDS encoding MlaC/ttg2D family ABC transporter substrate-binding protein has product MKRHLFAFVAAAVVSVSAFAQAAPVEVVKNAVEGTVGAMKADPAARAGDMAKITQIVEARFLPATNFERTTRIAVGDAWKQASPQQQQELYKQFRILMTRTYAASLAQLGSQDAKFTFKAAGAGGTDALVRSTVTTPGDSQSVGYRLGKIGSDWKIYDIDMSGAWLIQVYQGQFKAQLAQGGIDGLIAFLTKHNARAN; this is encoded by the coding sequence ATGAAACGTCATCTGTTTGCTTTTGTGGCCGCGGCCGTCGTGTCCGTTTCGGCATTCGCCCAAGCCGCACCCGTCGAGGTGGTCAAGAACGCCGTCGAGGGCACCGTCGGCGCGATGAAGGCGGACCCGGCCGCGCGCGCCGGCGATATGGCGAAGATCACGCAGATCGTCGAGGCGCGCTTCCTGCCCGCGACGAATTTCGAGCGCACGACGCGCATCGCGGTCGGCGACGCGTGGAAGCAGGCGAGCCCGCAGCAACAGCAGGAGCTTTACAAGCAATTCCGGATTCTGATGACGCGCACGTATGCGGCGTCGCTCGCGCAGCTCGGCAGCCAGGACGCGAAGTTCACGTTCAAGGCGGCGGGCGCGGGCGGCACCGACGCGCTGGTGCGCTCGACGGTGACGACGCCGGGCGACAGCCAGTCGGTCGGCTACCGGCTCGGCAAGATCGGCAGCGACTGGAAGATCTACGATATCGACATGTCGGGCGCGTGGCTGATCCAGGTCTATCAGGGGCAGTTCAAGGCGCAGCTCGCGCAGGGCGGCATCGACGGCCTGATCGCATTCCTGACGAAGCACAACGCGCGCGCGAACTGA